In a single window of the Oscillospiraceae bacterium genome:
- the araA gene encoding L-arabinose isomerase, which produces MSKQFWFIAGSQLLYGEETLLQVEKNSKEMAGYLNEKLPFPVAYKSTVKSENDAFDIIGQVNFDGNCAGVIVNCHTFSPSKMWIGALKSLQKPYLHLHTQFNRAIPNAEIDLDYMNLHQSAHGDREHGFIAARLGVAREIVAGHFKDADVLDKIGNWQRASIGAAFSKALKVARFGDNMREVAVTEGDKVEAQLKFGWQVNTYGVGGLVEEINSVSDSEVDAKISEYRSAYDFSTDDIQTVRYQAREEIAIWKILDRENCKAFTNTFEDLYGMEQLPGLATQNLMAQGVGYGGEGDWKVSALTAIAKAMSDEPSSFMEDYTYDYDAGLILGAHMLEVCPTIASDKPRIEVHALGIGGKNPPARLVFKGRAGAATAAVLVDMGAHFRLICADVVCVEPISTYPNLPVARTMWKPLPDLKVGAAAWIRAGGAHHTVLSYGVTADIWRSWARIVGVEFVHIGAHTDLNALERDLALGEILWKFKS; this is translated from the coding sequence ATGTCTAAACAGTTTTGGTTTATCGCGGGTTCACAGCTTTTGTACGGCGAGGAGACACTGTTGCAGGTCGAGAAAAACAGCAAAGAAATGGCAGGTTATTTGAATGAAAAATTGCCGTTTCCCGTGGCGTACAAGAGCACGGTAAAAAGCGAAAACGACGCGTTTGATATCATAGGCCAAGTGAACTTCGATGGAAACTGTGCGGGCGTTATCGTGAATTGTCACACCTTCTCGCCGTCAAAGATGTGGATCGGAGCGCTGAAATCGTTGCAAAAACCGTACCTGCATCTGCATACGCAATTCAATCGGGCCATTCCGAATGCAGAGATAGACTTAGATTATATGAACCTTCACCAGTCGGCACACGGCGACCGCGAACACGGTTTTATCGCGGCACGGCTTGGCGTCGCAAGGGAGATCGTCGCGGGGCATTTCAAAGATGCGGATGTTCTGGATAAAATTGGCAATTGGCAAAGGGCGAGTATCGGCGCGGCGTTCAGCAAAGCGCTCAAAGTGGCCCGTTTCGGCGACAATATGCGCGAGGTCGCCGTCACCGAGGGCGACAAGGTTGAGGCGCAGTTAAAATTCGGCTGGCAGGTCAACACCTACGGCGTGGGGGGTCTGGTTGAGGAAATAAACAGCGTTTCCGATTCGGAAGTTGACGCGAAAATATCTGAATATCGGTCGGCCTATGACTTTAGTACAGACGACATTCAGACAGTCAGGTATCAGGCGAGAGAAGAAATCGCGATTTGGAAAATTCTTGACCGCGAAAATTGTAAAGCGTTCACCAACACATTTGAGGATCTGTACGGCATGGAGCAACTCCCCGGACTTGCCACGCAAAACCTCATGGCGCAGGGCGTCGGGTACGGCGGTGAGGGCGATTGGAAAGTCTCCGCGCTGACCGCGATCGCGAAAGCCATGAGCGACGAGCCGTCCAGTTTTATGGAGGATTACACATACGACTACGACGCAGGGCTGATACTCGGGGCGCACATGCTTGAGGTGTGCCCGACGATCGCGAGTGACAAGCCGAGAATCGAGGTACACGCGCTCGGGATCGGCGGTAAAAATCCCCCGGCTCGGCTTGTGTTCAAAGGCAGAGCGGGCGCGGCGACTGCGGCGGTGCTTGTCGACATGGGTGCGCATTTTCGGCTGATTTGTGCCGATGTGGTGTGCGTCGAGCCGATCAGCACGTATCCGAACTTGCCTGTTGCGCGGACGATGTGGAAACCGCTCCCCGATCTCAAAGTCGGCGCGGCGGCCTGGATACGCGCCGGAGGCGCGCACCACACGGTACTCAGCTACGGCGTTACAGCCGATATTTGGCGCAGCTGGGCGCGGATTGTGGGCGTTGAGTTTGTACATATCGGGGCGCATACGGATTTGAACGCGTTGGAGCGCGATCTGGCGTTGGGTGAAATCTTATGGAAATTCAAGAGTTAA
- a CDS encoding sugar ABC transporter ATP-binding protein — MEVILSMRNISKTFPGVRALQNVDFTLGKGEIHALIGENGAGKSTLIKVLTGVYSKDAGQIRLADEVVTIRSPQEAQHVGISTVYQEITLCPNLTVAENIYIGRGKRSMVSWRSMERDATDILKRLGIPARAKQQLANCSIAVQQMVAIARAVDMDCKVLILDEPTSSLDEQEAAKLFALMRDLKSKGVGIVFVTHFLEQVYEVCDKITVLRNGELVGEYATKDLPRVQLVSKMMGKELDEAAVIQNAGQGDASDAAVVYEAAGLSSAGGVKPFDFSIQKGEVNGFTGLLGSGRSESVRAIFGADHITGGKVKVGGKSVKVAKPIHAMRQGIGYLPEDRKSDGIIADLSVRDNIIFALQVMRGFFRPFSKTEAEKFADEYIQSLSIKTASADTPIKSLSGGNQQKVILARWLLTHPQYLILDEPTRGIDVGTKLEIQKIVLKLASEGVCVTFISSEIEEMLRTCSRLIVMRDRNIVGQLSGSEMTQDNVMRTIAGEAD; from the coding sequence ATGGAAGTTATTCTGTCTATGCGGAACATTTCTAAGACTTTCCCCGGAGTCCGCGCCCTGCAAAACGTGGATTTTACGCTGGGCAAGGGCGAAATTCACGCGCTCATAGGCGAAAACGGTGCAGGCAAGTCGACATTGATAAAAGTACTGACGGGCGTTTATTCCAAAGACGCGGGTCAGATCCGCTTGGCGGACGAAGTTGTGACCATACGCTCGCCGCAAGAAGCGCAGCATGTCGGTATCAGTACGGTATATCAGGAAATCACACTTTGCCCGAACCTGACCGTCGCCGAGAACATTTACATTGGGCGCGGAAAGCGCAGCATGGTAAGTTGGCGTTCCATGGAGCGGGACGCGACGGATATACTGAAACGGCTTGGTATCCCCGCGAGGGCGAAACAGCAGCTCGCGAACTGTTCGATTGCCGTCCAGCAAATGGTCGCCATTGCCCGCGCGGTCGATATGGACTGCAAGGTGCTGATTCTCGACGAGCCGACTTCGTCTCTCGACGAACAGGAAGCGGCGAAGCTGTTCGCGCTCATGCGCGACCTGAAGAGCAAGGGTGTGGGCATCGTCTTTGTCACGCACTTTCTTGAACAGGTTTATGAGGTTTGCGACAAGATTACGGTTCTGCGAAACGGGGAACTCGTCGGTGAGTACGCGACAAAAGATCTCCCCCGCGTGCAGCTTGTTTCGAAGATGATGGGGAAAGAGCTCGACGAGGCGGCGGTGATACAAAACGCCGGGCAGGGGGATGCGTCCGACGCCGCTGTTGTGTATGAAGCGGCAGGGTTGTCGAGTGCAGGCGGTGTGAAACCTTTTGATTTTTCCATTCAAAAAGGCGAAGTGAACGGGTTTACGGGTCTGCTCGGGTCGGGGCGGAGCGAGAGTGTCCGGGCTATCTTCGGCGCGGACCACATCACAGGCGGCAAAGTAAAGGTGGGCGGCAAGAGCGTGAAAGTCGCAAAACCGATTCACGCGATGAGACAGGGCATCGGCTATCTGCCGGAAGACCGCAAGTCTGACGGAATCATCGCAGATCTATCCGTTCGAGACAATATTATATTTGCGTTGCAGGTAATGAGGGGTTTTTTCAGGCCGTTTTCAAAAACTGAAGCGGAAAAATTCGCGGATGAGTATATTCAATCGCTTTCCATCAAAACCGCGTCGGCCGATACGCCGATCAAGTCGCTTTCCGGCGGCAATCAGCAGAAAGTGATCCTCGCCCGTTGGCTTCTGACCCACCCTCAGTATCTCATACTTGACGAACCGACGCGTGGGATTGATGTCGGCACAAAACTCGAAATTCAGAAAATCGTATTGAAACTGGCCAGCGAGGGCGTCTGTGTGACATTTATCTCATCCGAAATCGAAGAAATGCTGCGGACGTGCTCCCGCCTCATCGTCATGCGCGACAGAAACATTGTCGGTCAGTTGAGCGGAAGTGAAATGACACAGGATAATGTCATGAGAACAATTGCGGGGGAGGCGGATTGA
- the araD gene encoding L-ribulose-5-phosphate 4-epimerase AraD: MQELKRRVLDANLALVKYNLVIFTWGNVSEIDRMLGLVAIKPSGVAYDAMTAEDVVVVDLDGGVVDGKLKPSSDTPTHLELYKSFPNIGGVVHTHSRCATIFAQKRAAIPAYGTTHADYFHRRVPCTRPLSDDEIDGEYERNTGKVIVECHPDPDGVPAVLVANHAPFAWGKNAEEAVYHAKVLEEVAAMALFGGEEVSQALLDKHYLRKHGKDAYYGQQK; this comes from the coding sequence ATTCAAGAGTTAAAACGCCGCGTTCTGGACGCGAATCTTGCGCTTGTGAAGTACAATCTCGTGATTTTCACCTGGGGCAATGTCAGCGAAATTGACCGCATGCTCGGGCTTGTCGCGATCAAGCCGAGCGGCGTTGCGTATGACGCAATGACGGCTGAAGACGTTGTTGTCGTCGATTTGGACGGCGGCGTCGTAGACGGCAAACTGAAGCCGTCGAGCGACACGCCGACGCATTTGGAACTGTACAAGAGCTTTCCCAATATCGGCGGCGTGGTTCATACGCACAGTAGATGCGCAACAATTTTTGCACAAAAACGCGCCGCAATTCCCGCGTATGGCACGACTCACGCCGACTATTTTCACAGGCGGGTGCCCTGTACGCGTCCACTGTCCGACGATGAAATTGACGGTGAATATGAACGCAACACCGGCAAAGTGATTGTCGAATGTCACCCTGATCCAGACGGCGTTCCCGCCGTATTGGTTGCGAATCACGCGCCGTTTGCCTGGGGGAAAAACGCCGAAGAGGCTGTTTATCATGCGAAGGTCCTCGAAGAAGTGGCCGCCATGGCTCTTTTTGGCGGCGAGGAGGTTTCGCAGGCGCTGCTCGACAAGCATTATCTCAGAAAGCACGGAAAAGACGCGTATTATGGACAGCAAAAATAA
- a CDS encoding sugar ABC transporter permease YjfF (membrane component of a putative sugar ABC transporter system) — protein sequence MKLKHREPITDTNLLLTITMCTFFGMYIFAMAIWGGGFLNPQQFLDIFNNNAALIIISAGLSVVMVAGGIDISVGGIITLVTMSCVVCLDDKGFGVLEILFLALGIGVAFGLMQGFLIACLEIQPFIITLAGMFFAKGMTTIVSATPRTSTNEAFLALKNLRIKIPGIGSYGKLGNFIPASIELGVVIALVVVVIIFVVLRWTKFGRSLYAIGGNNQSALMLGINVKRTRFFSYLLCGVLSGTAGFVYLLHTGSGDAANAAGAEMEAIASSIIGGTLLTGGVGNIVGTLFGTLSLKTITSIVVASGLREPYWQKITTGAMLCVFILLQSIVLARRGKTGFKIAVPAWLKFERKSGGAK from the coding sequence TTGAAATTAAAGCATAGAGAACCTATCACCGATACCAATTTGCTCCTTACGATTACGATGTGCACGTTTTTCGGGATGTACATATTTGCGATGGCAATCTGGGGCGGCGGTTTTCTCAATCCACAGCAATTCCTTGACATATTCAACAACAACGCCGCATTGATTATCATTTCCGCAGGCCTGAGCGTCGTTATGGTGGCGGGCGGCATTGATATTTCCGTGGGGGGCATTATCACGCTCGTCACCATGTCATGCGTGGTCTGCCTTGACGACAAGGGATTTGGTGTGTTGGAAATCTTGTTTTTGGCGTTGGGAATTGGAGTGGCCTTCGGACTGATGCAGGGCTTTCTCATCGCCTGCTTGGAAATTCAACCGTTTATCATTACGCTTGCCGGCATGTTTTTCGCCAAGGGCATGACGACCATAGTGAGTGCAACGCCGCGGACTTCAACAAACGAGGCATTTTTAGCGCTTAAAAATTTACGGATAAAAATCCCGGGCATTGGTTCTTATGGGAAATTGGGGAATTTCATACCGGCGAGCATCGAACTTGGCGTTGTCATTGCGTTGGTGGTCGTCGTTATCATTTTTGTCGTTTTGCGGTGGACGAAGTTTGGACGAAGCCTGTATGCGATTGGCGGCAACAACCAAAGCGCGCTGATGCTTGGCATAAATGTGAAACGCACAAGGTTCTTTTCGTACTTGCTGTGCGGCGTTTTGTCTGGGACAGCAGGATTTGTCTACTTGCTTCACACCGGATCGGGAGACGCCGCCAACGCGGCGGGCGCGGAAATGGAGGCGATAGCCTCGTCTATTATCGGCGGAACACTGCTGACAGGCGGCGTCGGAAACATCGTCGGCACACTGTTTGGGACATTGTCGCTAAAAACAATCACTTCTATTGTCGTGGCATCCGGTCTGCGCGAACCATATTGGCAAAAGATCACCACGGGTGCGATGTTATGTGTGTTTATTTTGTTGCAAAGTATCGTACTTGCGCGCCGTGGGAAGACCGGATTCAAAATCGCCGTGCCCGCGTGGTTAAAATTCGAAAGAAAGTCTGGTGGTGCAAAATGA
- a CDS encoding ABC transporter permease, giving the protein MRKRSVSLSNLIVPLLALLLIVVFNIIRDPSFFAVKLLLNNDGNHVLSGNLISILNGASELAVLAMGMTLVTAASGGQDISVGAAAAIAGSVFVKILRGGDVDLPLILVAFLTCCVVTMLFGAFNGTLVSVFKIQPMIATLILFTAGRSIAYWVNGGATPTVSGEWLGYLGGFIPGISVPTPIFIVMICGVLFWLLLKFTNLRLYTQALGINEKSTRLNGINTTWIKMLSFIILAVCVAIAGAIRVCRLGLINHETILLDIEMDAILAVAIGGNALGGGKFSMVGSVIGAYIIQALTTTLYAMKVPSNAVKSYKALVIIALVVIGSPIVKRYAALLRDKLFKGNPKKAEGV; this is encoded by the coding sequence ATGCGAAAACGCAGCGTTTCACTCTCAAATTTGATAGTGCCTCTGCTTGCCTTGCTTCTGATAGTTGTCTTTAACATCATCAGAGATCCCTCGTTTTTCGCTGTAAAACTGCTCTTAAACAACGACGGAAATCATGTACTGTCGGGGAATTTGATCAGCATACTAAACGGCGCGTCGGAACTTGCGGTTTTGGCTATGGGCATGACGCTCGTCACCGCGGCGTCGGGCGGTCAGGACATCAGTGTCGGCGCAGCTGCGGCGATCGCCGGAAGTGTATTCGTTAAAATACTTCGCGGCGGAGACGTTGATTTGCCCTTGATTTTAGTGGCGTTTTTGACTTGCTGTGTCGTGACAATGCTCTTCGGCGCGTTTAACGGCACATTGGTTTCGGTTTTTAAGATCCAGCCGATGATTGCAACGCTGATTCTCTTTACGGCGGGGCGGTCAATCGCCTATTGGGTCAACGGTGGAGCAACGCCGACGGTGTCCGGTGAATGGCTTGGGTATTTGGGCGGCTTTATTCCCGGGATTTCTGTGCCTACGCCGATTTTTATCGTGATGATATGCGGCGTGCTCTTTTGGCTGCTGCTTAAATTTACCAACCTTCGTCTCTATACGCAAGCTCTTGGCATCAACGAAAAATCCACGCGGCTAAACGGTATCAACACCACGTGGATCAAGATGTTGAGTTTCATTATCCTTGCGGTATGTGTCGCTATCGCGGGTGCGATTCGCGTGTGCCGCTTGGGACTCATTAACCACGAGACAATATTGCTTGACATAGAGATGGACGCGATATTGGCCGTCGCAATCGGCGGCAATGCGCTCGGCGGCGGCAAGTTCAGCATGGTCGGTTCGGTCATCGGCGCCTACATCATACAGGCGCTGACGACCACGTTGTACGCCATGAAAGTTCCGTCAAATGCTGTCAAATCCTACAAAGCCCTTGTGATCATTGCTCTTGTCGTAATTGGTTCGCCCATCGTGAAAAGATATGCCGCCTTATTGCGCGACAAGTTGTTCAAGGGAAACCCCAAGAAAGCCGAGGGGGTGTGA
- a CDS encoding ATPase, translating to MSVLGIEFGSTRIKGVLIDENRRVMQSGVHDWENRMEDGYWTYSLDEVWAGVKDVVSQIDTSDVTAVGISAMMHGYLAFDKSGELLTPFRTWRNTNTEIAAAKLTELFNFNIPLRWSVAHLYQAILDGEEHVKDIDYITTLAGYVHWKLTGERVLGIGDASGMFPIEEGGYNVKFVRQFEELTGIDWTKIAPKVLKGGAYAGTCRGIPFCPPEGDAETGMVATNSIAPCTGSVSAGTSIFAMVVLEKPLDKLHREIDIVTTPTGDDVAMIHCNECTVKIDPWINLFWEAFSLMGLDCAKSDLFSKLYEVSLDDGKLAQFMREILESAVSDLADGIKILTEQEKVTITSLAGHGGFFKSGSAGQTIMSKTLNIPVTISETAAEGGAWGIALLAEYLKCSKERSLQKFLSEVMKNV from the coding sequence ATGAGCGTACTCGGCATAGAATTTGGTTCAACGCGCATTAAGGGCGTGCTGATTGACGAAAATCGCCGCGTGATGCAAAGCGGCGTGCACGACTGGGAAAACCGCATGGAGGACGGTTATTGGACATATTCACTCGATGAAGTTTGGGCGGGCGTCAAAGACGTAGTGTCGCAGATCGACACGTCAGACGTGACGGCGGTGGGCATTTCGGCGATGATGCACGGATATCTTGCGTTTGATAAAAGCGGCGAGCTTCTCACGCCGTTTCGAACTTGGCGCAACACGAACACGGAGATCGCCGCCGCAAAGCTGACGGAATTGTTCAACTTCAACATCCCCTTGCGGTGGAGTGTCGCGCACCTGTATCAAGCAATCCTTGACGGAGAGGAGCACGTCAAAGATATCGATTATATCACCACACTGGCCGGTTATGTTCATTGGAAACTCACAGGTGAGCGTGTCCTTGGAATCGGTGACGCTTCGGGCATGTTCCCCATTGAAGAGGGTGGCTACAACGTCAAATTTGTGCGGCAATTTGAGGAGCTTACAGGCATAGACTGGACAAAAATCGCACCCAAAGTGTTAAAAGGCGGCGCATATGCCGGAACCTGCAGAGGCATACCGTTTTGCCCGCCCGAGGGCGACGCGGAGACGGGTATGGTGGCGACAAATTCGATCGCGCCGTGCACGGGCAGCGTATCTGCGGGGACGTCAATTTTTGCGATGGTGGTACTCGAAAAGCCGCTCGACAAGTTGCATAGAGAGATCGATATCGTAACAACACCGACCGGCGACGATGTTGCGATGATTCATTGCAACGAGTGTACCGTGAAAATTGATCCATGGATCAATCTTTTTTGGGAAGCGTTTTCATTGATGGGCTTAGATTGTGCTAAAAGTGATTTGTTTTCAAAACTCTACGAAGTTTCACTCGACGACGGCAAATTGGCGCAATTTATGCGAGAGATATTGGAAAGCGCCGTGAGTGATTTGGCGGACGGGATAAAAATCCTGACCGAGCAAGAAAAAGTTACGATCACGAGTTTGGCGGGACATGGCGGTTTTTTTAAGTCGGGCAGCGCAGGTCAAACAATTATGTCAAAGACGCTGAATATTCCTGTGACAATCAGCGAAACCGCCGCCGAGGGCGGTGCGTGGGGCATTGCGCTGCTTGCGGAGTATTTGAAATGTTCAAAAGAAAGATCACTTCAAAAATTTTTGAGCGAGGTAATGAAAAATGTCTAA
- a CDS encoding GntR family transcriptional regulator: MNNYKYRAIVDWAKRYIEENGLAAGEKFYSETELCEIHHVSRQTVRQALAVLERQNILTKKHGSGTFVQTTKHEKAKAIPTVGVIATYFSDYIFPSIVTGIERELAKNNVAMQLTATHNHVAEETRALQAMLAQDIDGLIVEPSKSGLPNPNAALYEEIHARGIPLIFFNAKYPQLDFPLIAMDDKEAGRCAAEHLISLGHTSVSALLVFDDYQGQLRYKGFVECLIAHGLPIPEERVLWFSTGELDSLFTLSKERVRAMLSASTAVMCYNDKVAVELLDFCKKEGFRVPEGISVVGIDDSSLAERCEVPLTSVSHPKQKLGEKAVALLLEMIKTGEQSGQGYLYKPRLIVRTSTRAIQRS, translated from the coding sequence ATGAACAATTACAAATACCGTGCCATCGTCGATTGGGCCAAGAGGTATATAGAGGAAAACGGCTTGGCGGCGGGGGAGAAATTCTATTCCGAGACGGAGCTTTGCGAGATACACCATGTGAGCCGGCAGACGGTGCGGCAAGCGCTGGCTGTCTTGGAGAGACAGAACATCCTGACAAAAAAGCACGGAAGCGGTACGTTTGTACAGACCACAAAGCACGAAAAAGCGAAAGCGATCCCCACTGTCGGCGTTATCGCCACGTATTTCAGCGATTACATTTTCCCGAGCATCGTAACCGGGATCGAGCGCGAATTGGCAAAAAATAACGTGGCGATGCAACTCACCGCAACGCACAATCACGTGGCCGAGGAGACGAGAGCGCTCCAGGCCATGCTCGCACAGGACATAGACGGCCTCATCGTCGAGCCGAGCAAAAGCGGACTGCCCAATCCGAATGCGGCGCTCTATGAAGAAATTCACGCGCGCGGCATACCGTTGATTTTCTTTAACGCGAAATATCCGCAGCTGGACTTCCCGCTCATTGCCATGGACGACAAAGAAGCCGGGAGATGCGCCGCCGAGCACCTGATTTCGTTGGGCCACACGAGCGTGTCGGCACTGCTGGTTTTTGACGACTATCAGGGCCAGCTGCGCTACAAAGGGTTCGTTGAATGTCTGATAGCGCATGGACTGCCTATCCCGGAGGAACGCGTACTGTGGTTTTCAACCGGGGAGTTGGATTCGCTTTTCACACTCTCGAAAGAGCGTGTGAGGGCGATGTTGTCGGCCTCCACAGCCGTGATGTGCTACAACGACAAAGTGGCGGTCGAGCTGTTGGATTTCTGCAAAAAAGAAGGCTTTCGCGTGCCGGAGGGCATCTCCGTGGTCGGTATTGACGACAGCAGCCTTGCGGAACGCTGCGAAGTGCCGCTGACTTCCGTCAGCCACCCGAAACAGAAACTGGGCGAAAAGGCCGTCGCGCTGTTGCTCGAAATGATCAAAACCGGAGAGCAAAGCGGCCAGGGCTATTTGTACAAGCCGAGGCTGATCGTGCGCACATCCACGAGGGCGATACAGCGAAGCTGA
- a CDS encoding substrate-binding domain-containing protein, translating into MKKVLCLVLAALVALALFAGCADNSGTPSVPPNNDSNNAESGDASNDASNDASNASAGGGAVRIGIVNNPPSESGYREANVKDFEAVFTAANGYDVQTYYSLKNDEQLNAAKQFITDGVDYLLVSAAATDGWDSVLQSAQEAGTKVFLFDRMLNTSEDLYEAAVVSDMAKEGETAVNWLKSQNLSSYKVIHIQGAMGSDAQIGRTGALDAEFASGAMTKVTQQTATWDEATAKQIVESVINAGDEFNVIYAENDGMAKGAVAALDEAGVTHGVGKDVIVMGFDCNKWALRELLAGNWNYDGQCSPFQAQVIADMISTLESGGTLANKKVISEEKGFDATTITQADIDAYGLGE; encoded by the coding sequence ATGAAAAAGGTCCTGTGTCTAGTCTTGGCGGCGCTTGTGGCGCTCGCGCTGTTCGCCGGTTGTGCGGACAATTCCGGCACGCCTTCCGTCCCACCCAACAACGATTCCAACAATGCGGAAAGCGGCGATGCAAGCAACGATGCAAGCAATGATGCAAGCAATGCGTCCGCCGGCGGAGGGGCCGTCAGGATTGGCATCGTGAACAATCCGCCGTCTGAGTCCGGCTACCGCGAAGCAAATGTCAAGGATTTTGAGGCGGTATTTACGGCCGCCAACGGCTACGATGTGCAGACATACTACAGCCTTAAGAATGACGAACAGCTGAACGCCGCGAAGCAATTCATTACCGACGGCGTGGATTACTTACTGGTGTCGGCCGCCGCGACGGATGGATGGGACAGCGTTTTGCAGTCCGCCCAAGAGGCCGGAACCAAGGTATTTTTGTTTGACCGCATGCTGAACACCTCCGAAGACCTCTATGAGGCGGCCGTCGTTTCCGACATGGCCAAAGAGGGCGAAACCGCCGTCAATTGGCTGAAATCGCAGAATCTTAGTTCTTACAAGGTGATACACATTCAAGGCGCCATGGGTTCCGACGCGCAAATCGGGCGCACCGGCGCGCTGGACGCCGAGTTCGCGTCGGGCGCTATGACAAAAGTCACACAGCAGACAGCGACTTGGGACGAAGCGACGGCCAAGCAAATCGTTGAGTCCGTGATCAACGCCGGCGACGAATTCAATGTCATCTACGCCGAAAACGACGGTATGGCCAAGGGAGCTGTCGCGGCTCTCGACGAAGCGGGCGTCACCCACGGCGTCGGCAAAGACGTGATCGTTATGGGCTTTGACTGCAACAAGTGGGCGCTTCGTGAGCTTCTCGCGGGGAACTGGAACTACGACGGTCAGTGCAGTCCGTTCCAAGCGCAGGTCATCGCCGATATGATCAGCACCCTCGAATCCGGCGGAACGCTTGCCAACAAGAAGGTCATCTCTGAAGAAAAGGGATTTGACGCCACGACGATTACCCAAGCGGATATCGACGCCTACGGTCTCGGCGAATAA